One genomic region from Flavobacterium lindanitolerans encodes:
- a CDS encoding HAD family hydrolase, protein MVKTVIFDMDGVLVDTEPVHYDVSLLQFKDLDITVPDEMYHTFTGNSNKMIYQKIKDNFQLVHEVEELIEAKNKLFIEAFDKKEDLYLMPGVKELIIDLYNNGIQLIVASSSEMAIINKVFERFGLNPYFTHKVSGEDFPESKPNPAIFLKAASYSKAPINECIVIEDSTNGITAAKAAGIFCIAYKGESGTGQDQSKADMVITDFRDLNFEKIKNINA, encoded by the coding sequence ATGGTTAAGACCGTAATTTTTGACATGGACGGTGTTTTAGTTGACACCGAACCGGTTCATTATGATGTGAGTTTATTGCAATTTAAAGATTTGGATATTACCGTTCCGGATGAAATGTACCACACTTTCACAGGAAACTCCAATAAGATGATTTATCAGAAAATCAAAGATAATTTTCAATTGGTTCATGAAGTAGAAGAACTGATTGAAGCCAAAAACAAACTTTTTATAGAGGCTTTTGATAAAAAGGAAGACCTGTATCTGATGCCGGGCGTTAAGGAACTTATTATTGATTTATACAATAACGGTATACAGCTGATAGTGGCTTCCTCTTCTGAAATGGCCATTATCAACAAGGTTTTTGAGCGTTTCGGATTGAATCCGTATTTCACGCACAAAGTCAGTGGTGAGGATTTTCCTGAATCCAAACCCAATCCGGCTATTTTCTTAAAAGCGGCTTCCTATTCAAAAGCGCCTATCAATGAATGTATTGTTATTGAAGACAGTACCAACGGAATTACGGCTGCCAAAGCGGCGGGGATTTTTTGTATTGCCTACAAAGGTGAAAGCGGAACAGGGCAGGACCAGTCAAAGGCAGATATGGTGATAACCGATTTCCGGGATTTGAATTTCGAGAAAATAAAAAATATAAATGCATAA
- a CDS encoding HAD family hydrolase yields MIKTVIFDMDGVIVDTEPVHRYAYFQHFDELEISVTDDLFATFTGNSTRNVFQKLKHAFGLDHDVEDLIQRKRNIFNDAFDTKKDLHLIEGVEDLIKDLYKNGIQLIVASSASKVTIERVFNRFKLHQYFSDIVSGEDFPKSKPHPAIFEYAASLAIGKKDECIVIEDSTNGVEASVAAGIFCIGYRSANTKLQDLSKADRIINHFNELNAEKIKNLK; encoded by the coding sequence ATGATAAAAACTGTAATTTTTGACATGGACGGCGTTATCGTTGATACGGAACCCGTTCACAGATATGCCTATTTCCAGCATTTTGATGAACTGGAAATTTCTGTAACCGATGACCTGTTTGCTACTTTTACCGGAAACTCTACACGAAATGTTTTCCAGAAACTAAAACATGCTTTTGGTCTGGACCACGATGTCGAGGATTTGATACAGAGAAAGAGAAATATTTTTAATGATGCCTTTGATACTAAAAAAGACCTTCATCTTATAGAAGGAGTTGAGGATTTGATAAAAGACCTTTATAAAAACGGTATTCAGCTCATTGTTGCATCATCGGCTTCAAAGGTAACAATAGAACGCGTTTTTAACCGTTTTAAGCTGCATCAGTATTTTTCGGATATTGTGAGTGGCGAAGATTTTCCGAAGTCAAAACCGCATCCGGCTATTTTTGAATATGCGGCTTCTTTAGCAATAGGGAAAAAAGACGAATGCATTGTTATAGAAGACAGTACCAACGGAGTTGAAGCTTCGGTTGCAGCAGGAATTTTTTGTATAGGTTACAGAAGCGCAAACACCAAGCTTCAGGATTTGTCAAAAGCAGATAGGATTATCAATCATTTTAACGAGCTAAACGCCGAAAAGATTAAGAATTTAAAGTAA
- a CDS encoding tRNA threonylcarbamoyladenosine dehydratase gives MAQWTERAELLFKKEGLEKLKNSNVLIVGVGGVGSFAAEFIARAGVGKMTIVDGDVVDITNINRQLPALHSTVGKPKIDVVGDRLMDINPELQLTRIKEFLSPERAFEIVTDEFDYVMDCIDSITPKLNLIIASKRKKIKIVSSMGAGGKMEAGKVKVTDISKTKNCYLAKAVKRRLREAGIDKGVKAVYSYEIQDPNSLRMTDGSNFKKSFYGTNSYMPGLFGLHAAETVIRYLLKKE, from the coding sequence ATGGCGCAGTGGACAGAAAGAGCCGAATTGTTGTTCAAAAAAGAAGGTCTTGAAAAATTAAAGAATTCAAACGTATTGATTGTTGGAGTAGGTGGTGTAGGGTCTTTTGCAGCTGAATTTATTGCCAGGGCGGGTGTTGGAAAAATGACAATTGTTGATGGTGATGTTGTTGACATTACCAATATTAACCGTCAGCTTCCCGCATTGCATTCTACCGTGGGCAAGCCAAAAATTGATGTGGTTGGTGACCGTCTGATGGATATAAATCCCGAATTACAGCTAACTAGAATAAAAGAATTCCTTTCGCCGGAAAGGGCTTTTGAGATTGTTACCGATGAATTTGATTATGTGATGGACTGTATTGACAGTATAACACCAAAATTAAACCTGATTATTGCTTCCAAACGCAAAAAAATAAAAATTGTCAGCAGTATGGGCGCCGGAGGCAAAATGGAAGCAGGTAAAGTAAAAGTAACCGACATCAGTAAAACCAAAAACTGCTATCTGGCAAAGGCTGTTAAAAGAAGATTGAGAGAAGCCGGAATCGATAAAGGCGTGAAAGCTGTTTATTCCTATGAAATCCAGGACCCGAATAGTTTGAGAATGACAGACGGTTCCAACTTCAAAAAATCATTCTACGGAACCAATAGCTATATGCCGGGATTATTCGGGCTTCATGCGGCAGAAACAGTAATCCGATATCTGTTGAAGAAAGAATAA
- a CDS encoding TatD family hydrolase, with protein MLYNLHTHKFSNHPGCLELVNQYPQEFDVSIPLYSIGIHPWYIVADRVEDDLAVIEEKIQTSNCLAVGECGLDKRIEIPFSLQEQVFRKQLALAQKYQKPVVIHCVASFQELIAIRNDVKITVPMIIHGFSKNEQLARQLLENGFYLSFGKYLLRNPELESVFKNVPDNRFFLETDTIEETIEEVYAVASKYKGKNPEDLQGIVEQNFKNVFKK; from the coding sequence TTGCTATACAATCTCCACACGCATAAATTCTCAAACCATCCCGGTTGCCTGGAATTGGTCAATCAATATCCGCAGGAATTCGATGTGTCCATTCCGTTGTATTCGATAGGGATTCATCCGTGGTATATTGTAGCGGATAGGGTTGAAGATGACCTTGCCGTTATAGAAGAAAAAATACAGACTTCCAATTGTCTGGCTGTTGGCGAATGCGGACTGGATAAAAGAATTGAAATTCCGTTTAGCCTGCAGGAACAGGTGTTTAGAAAACAATTGGCATTGGCTCAAAAATATCAAAAACCGGTGGTTATCCATTGTGTAGCATCGTTTCAGGAATTAATAGCCATCAGGAATGATGTAAAGATTACGGTTCCGATGATTATCCACGGATTCTCAAAAAATGAACAATTGGCCAGACAATTGCTGGAAAATGGTTTTTATCTTTCTTTTGGTAAATATTTGTTGCGGAACCCGGAATTGGAATCGGTTTTTAAAAATGTTCCGGATAATCGTTTTTTCCTGGAAACGGATACGATTGAAGAAACAATAGAAGAAGTATATGCCGTAGCTTCGAAGTACAAAGGCAAAAATCCTGAAGATTTGCAGGGAATTGTAGAGCAGAATTTTAAAAATGTTTTTAAAAAATAA
- a CDS encoding DUF1684 domain-containing protein, whose product MKSFLNLLFLLVSTVLLAQKSFDKEAVVAFQKELNAEYADSVKSPLLKKDLKTFKALDFYPINGNFFVNAKFIRTPDEKPFEMPTTTSRKPMYVKYGEAHFSIDGKKFKVNLYQSLDLKKIEEYKDALFLPFTDLTSGVDSYGGGRYIDLKIPQGDTISIDFNTAYNPYCAYNHKYSCPIPPQENDLAIEIKAGVKKFKK is encoded by the coding sequence ATGAAAAGCTTCCTCAACCTGCTGTTTTTATTGGTATCGACCGTTTTATTGGCGCAAAAAAGTTTTGATAAAGAAGCTGTTGTTGCTTTCCAGAAAGAATTAAATGCGGAATATGCCGACTCGGTAAAAAGTCCCTTGCTAAAGAAAGATTTGAAAACATTTAAGGCTTTGGATTTTTATCCCATAAACGGAAATTTTTTCGTCAATGCAAAGTTCATAAGAACTCCGGACGAAAAACCTTTTGAAATGCCAACGACTACCTCCAGAAAACCCATGTATGTGAAATATGGTGAAGCCCATTTTTCGATAGACGGGAAAAAGTTCAAGGTAAATCTTTACCAAAGTCTGGATTTGAAAAAAATAGAAGAATATAAGGATGCATTGTTTTTGCCTTTTACAGACCTGACTTCCGGAGTTGACAGTTATGGAGGTGGAAGGTATATTGATTTGAAAATACCACAAGGCGATACAATCTCTATTGATTTTAATACGGCATATAATCCGTATTGTGCCTATAATCATAAATATTCATGCCCGATTCCTCCACAGGAAAATGATCTTGCGATTGAAATTAAGGCTGGAGTGAAAAAATTTAAAAAATAA
- a CDS encoding MDR family MFS transporter, producing the protein MLQTAFKRYIDSFRGFSKEIWILALITFINRTGTMVLPFLSKYMKEDLHFDYDAIGTVMVFFGLGSMIGSWIGGKLSDRIGFYKIMIFSLLTSGLLLIFVQFVTSFTGMCFAMFGIMLIADMFRPAMYVSLGAYAKPENRTRAFSLVRLAVNLGFAAGPALGGLIIMGIGYKGLFWVDGASCIISILIFATLVKEKKLATHQDHEDAEKAVVKSVFWDGPFWIFLFGSYLTALIFLQLFSTLPLYHSEWYHITEFQTGLLMSLNGLLIFFLEMPMVTSLERKQVNRLKLILWGTFLLSVSFFVLLFDNWAGILIVSMLFMTFGEILNFPFTNSFAMSRAPKGHEGRYMALFTMSFSLAHITSAKLGLGIISRYGYATNWLVMGVLGLLSCASILYLKRIVTQNK; encoded by the coding sequence ATGCTCCAAACGGCCTTCAAGCGCTATATAGATTCCTTTCGGGGATTTTCTAAAGAAATCTGGATACTGGCACTTATTACTTTCATCAACAGGACAGGAACAATGGTTCTCCCATTCCTTTCGAAATATATGAAAGAAGACTTGCATTTTGACTATGACGCCATTGGAACGGTTATGGTCTTTTTTGGTTTGGGGTCAATGATTGGTTCCTGGATTGGCGGAAAGCTTTCCGATAGGATTGGTTTTTACAAAATAATGATTTTCAGCCTGCTCACCAGTGGTCTGCTGCTAATTTTTGTGCAGTTTGTCACTTCATTTACAGGAATGTGTTTTGCCATGTTTGGTATTATGCTTATCGCAGATATGTTTCGTCCGGCCATGTATGTTTCTCTGGGAGCGTATGCCAAACCCGAAAACAGAACCCGTGCTTTTTCACTGGTCCGGCTTGCAGTCAATTTAGGTTTTGCCGCCGGTCCGGCATTGGGAGGGCTGATTATTATGGGAATTGGCTACAAAGGCTTGTTTTGGGTTGATGGTGCTTCCTGTATTATTTCCATACTGATTTTTGCTACATTGGTGAAAGAAAAGAAACTAGCTACCCATCAAGACCATGAGGATGCTGAAAAAGCGGTTGTAAAATCTGTATTTTGGGATGGCCCTTTCTGGATATTCCTTTTCGGAAGCTATTTAACAGCCCTGATTTTCTTACAGCTGTTCTCAACATTGCCGCTATACCATTCCGAATGGTATCATATCACAGAATTCCAAACCGGATTGCTGATGTCGTTAAACGGCCTGCTCATATTCTTTTTGGAAATGCCGATGGTGACTTCACTCGAAAGAAAACAGGTCAATCGCCTGAAACTCATACTATGGGGTACCTTTCTGTTAAGCGTGAGCTTTTTTGTACTACTTTTTGACAATTGGGCCGGCATACTGATTGTCAGCATGCTTTTTATGACCTTTGGAGAAATACTGAATTTTCCGTTTACCAACTCTTTTGCTATGAGCCGGGCTCCAAAAGGACATGAAGGTCGTTATATGGCCCTGTTCACCATGAGTTTCAGCCTGGCACATATTACAAGCGCCAAATTGGGGTTAGGAATTATTTCCCGCTACGGCTATGCGACAAACTGGTTGGTAATGGGGGTTTTAGGACTCCTCTCCTGTGCCAGCATATTGTATCTGAAAAGAATAGTTACACAAAACAAATAA
- a CDS encoding BlaI/MecI/CopY family transcriptional regulator → MQKLTNKEEEVMQILWKLEKAFVKEIMAEIKEDQPHYNTLSTIVRILEEKGFVGHTAFGNSHQYYPIVALEDYRKRFMTTAIDNYFDSSYKNLVSFFAKEEKISADELREILDMIEKKK, encoded by the coding sequence ATGCAGAAGTTAACAAACAAAGAAGAAGAAGTAATGCAGATTTTATGGAAGCTGGAAAAAGCTTTCGTTAAAGAGATAATGGCTGAAATTAAGGAAGACCAGCCACATTATAATACATTATCTACTATAGTAAGGATTTTGGAGGAAAAAGGATTTGTTGGGCATACTGCTTTTGGAAATTCACACCAGTATTATCCTATTGTAGCGTTGGAAGATTACAGAAAGCGTTTTATGACAACCGCAATTGATAATTATTTTGACAGTTCCTATAAAAATCTGGTTTCGTTTTTTGCGAAGGAAGAAAAAATTTCTGCCGATGAGCTACGCGAAATTTTAGACATGATTGAAAAAAAGAAATAA
- a CDS encoding M56 family metallopeptidase, translating to MENFILYFAKASALLAVFFLAYYFLLRKETFFTANRWFLLAGIITSLLLPKIIFVKTIWVEPAATVNYAPIETAKEPIAFDAIPNAEAGLSSPLHTVSENSVITTEPLMVEEPAFEINWLYVIVGVYLIGMFFFLVKFIQDFWGLRKIFRNQTVELHGRFKFVDTDRIQSPFSFFNYIVYNSNHFKKEELENILEHEKVHSSQMHSADMILSQLFCIAFWFNPFAWLHKKAIVQNLEFIADSTALKAVPDRIIYQKTLLKVSAPHHCIPITNHFFQSLIKKRIVMLNTNQSKKRNSWKYAIVLPLLTVFMLQFQVETIAQEKEGGKVQEQQTSNYEVRVDKNSTDDYLKAQSKIFKNNHGIDLKFSKIKRNSDKEIVAIKTTYKDKNGNSGDSYLKGKEPIQPFLLSREDNKVVVSNVPAVYGSFNTPTVYGKFKNNSSPVALTYKTGMPAMPIPPVPPTMPNVPALPNAPTFPQLPAPPTPPNTEYDENSAEWKKFEEQIAKFEAEMDAKESDIAKYEQAMEKFAAQVEATYTKDVEKQMAEFEKKMKVYEKEMEVYAKQIETLMEKEERNR from the coding sequence ATGGAAAACTTTATCCTATATTTTGCAAAAGCGTCAGCTCTATTGGCCGTATTTTTCTTAGCCTATTATTTTTTGCTTAGGAAAGAGACTTTCTTTACTGCCAACAGATGGTTCCTTTTGGCCGGAATAATAACTTCTTTGCTTTTGCCAAAGATAATTTTTGTAAAGACAATCTGGGTTGAACCTGCTGCCACAGTAAATTATGCTCCAATTGAAACAGCAAAAGAACCCATTGCTTTTGATGCTATTCCTAATGCTGAAGCCGGATTATCTTCACCCCTACATACGGTATCAGAAAACTCAGTTATAACTACTGAGCCGCTTATGGTTGAAGAACCAGCCTTTGAAATCAACTGGCTGTATGTTATAGTTGGCGTATATCTTATAGGAATGTTTTTCTTTTTGGTGAAATTTATCCAAGATTTTTGGGGCTTGCGAAAAATTTTCCGCAACCAGACTGTTGAGCTTCACGGAAGATTCAAATTTGTGGATACTGACAGGATACAATCACCTTTTTCATTTTTTAATTATATCGTCTATAATTCGAATCACTTTAAAAAAGAAGAACTGGAAAACATACTGGAACACGAAAAGGTACACAGTTCGCAAATGCATTCTGCAGATATGATTTTAAGCCAGTTGTTCTGTATCGCATTTTGGTTCAATCCTTTTGCCTGGCTACATAAAAAAGCTATCGTTCAGAATTTAGAATTTATTGCCGATTCAACAGCTTTAAAAGCCGTTCCGGACCGTATAATTTATCAGAAAACATTATTAAAAGTAAGTGCACCTCATCACTGCATTCCAATTACTAATCATTTTTTTCAATCATTAATCAAAAAACGAATCGTTATGTTAAACACAAACCAATCCAAAAAGAGGAATTCCTGGAAGTACGCCATCGTATTGCCATTGCTGACAGTCTTTATGCTCCAGTTCCAGGTAGAAACTATTGCACAGGAAAAAGAAGGCGGAAAAGTTCAGGAGCAACAGACAAGCAATTATGAAGTCAGAGTCGATAAAAACTCTACTGATGACTATTTGAAAGCACAGTCAAAAATCTTTAAGAACAATCACGGAATTGACCTGAAATTTTCCAAAATCAAAAGAAATTCAGACAAGGAAATTGTTGCTATCAAAACAACTTATAAGGATAAAAACGGTAATTCCGGTGACTCCTACCTAAAAGGTAAAGAGCCCATCCAACCTTTCCTTTTGAGCAGAGAAGACAATAAGGTAGTTGTTTCGAATGTGCCGGCTGTTTACGGAAGTTTTAATACACCAACCGTTTACGGTAAATTCAAAAACAATTCGTCGCCGGTAGCTTTGACATATAAGACAGGAATGCCTGCAATGCCAATACCTCCTGTTCCTCCAACAATGCCAAATGTGCCAGCATTACCCAATGCGCCAACATTCCCACAATTGCCTGCACCTCCTACACCTCCAAATACAGAGTATGATGAAAATAGTGCGGAGTGGAAAAAATTTGAAGAGCAGATAGCAAAATTCGAAGCCGAAATGGATGCAAAAGAAAGCGATATAGCAAAATACGAACAAGCTATGGAAAAATTTGCCGCACAGGTAGAAGCTACCTACACTAAAGATGTTGAAAAACAAATGGCCGAATTTGAGAAAAAAATGAAGGTCTATGAAAAAGAAATGGAAGTATATGCCAAGCAAATTGAAACTCTAATGGAGAAAGAGGAAAGAAACAGATAA
- a CDS encoding adenine phosphoribosyltransferase: MSIEKYIRDIQDFPKPGIVFKDITPLLAEPEASKMCLELLLNGLPDVKIDKVVGVESRGFFFATLLAYKLNAGFVPVRKPKKLPFTTISATYDLEYGQDTLEIHTDAIQKGDKVLIHDDVLATGGTAKAVCELVEKLGGEIVQCNFLMELTFLNGREKIRQYDIFSPLKY; this comes from the coding sequence ATGTCAATAGAAAAGTACATCCGTGATATTCAGGACTTTCCAAAACCAGGAATTGTTTTTAAAGATATAACGCCTCTTTTAGCTGAACCGGAAGCTTCAAAAATGTGCTTGGAGCTGTTACTCAATGGTTTGCCTGATGTAAAAATTGATAAGGTCGTGGGAGTGGAGAGCAGGGGATTCTTTTTTGCCACACTTTTGGCCTATAAACTAAACGCCGGTTTTGTTCCGGTAAGAAAGCCCAAAAAACTTCCGTTTACGACGATTTCGGCAACTTATGATTTGGAATACGGACAGGATACGTTAGAAATCCATACCGATGCCATACAAAAAGGCGACAAAGTATTAATACATGATGACGTACTGGCTACGGGCGGAACGGCAAAAGCAGTATGCGAATTGGTAGAAAAATTAGGCGGTGAGATTGTGCAATGCAATTTCCTGATGGAGCTTACATTCCTCAACGGAAGGGAAAAAATAAGGCAATACGATATTTTTTCTCCTTTAAAGTATTAG